The Arachis duranensis cultivar V14167 chromosome 9, aradu.V14167.gnm2.J7QH, whole genome shotgun sequence genomic sequence AATTCTTTAtactatattaataaatttttgtatcttctaacaaatttttttgtattatatcaataaaaaatacgAAAAAAAAAGCGTATAATATATGCACACTTAAATCTTATATATTTATACGTGTAGTATCACtacaaatgatattttttatataaaataagttAATACGTAAACATAGTAAACATGATAGATGCATAAATACTTAGTATTATTTCTGGATGATTGCTATAATGCTTAATAAATGGtgtctaatttattaaaataaataattagttaatatttaataattttaaaatatttattttttatttaaaagataatttagataatttagatattaaataaaaatcatcataaaattcacctTTTAGGGTCATTAGATAttcattatttatgtttttaggTCTACAATTTGAGAGTGAAACCTCACCCCAACTTCTAACAATTTTACGAAATTCTTTTCCGCCCTTTAACGAAAGCATAATTCCATCGCGACCTCTCCGTGAGACCTTCTATCCTTCCATTAATGTCTCCGTCTAGAATTAACGGATCTTGCCTACGTGGATCATAAGTCAACAATTTAATAGACAAATTGccccctctttttcttttcttttctcatctCCTCCTTTATGCGAACCAGAATACCACCAGGCCAACTCTCTTCTCTCCTTCTCCTCAACATCATTTTCGGCCACCATAATCACCAACATCTACTACTATTCTCTGTTCTCGCTGCACCAACCTActatcaccttcttcttctttttcgctGCACTAATCCACTACCACCTCCTTTCAATTGAGTAATTTTATCTGTTTAAATACTTGAATTTAGTTTGGGACATCGTCGTATGAGTTGTCCTTTTTCTGGATTTTGATGATTGAGTATAGATATTTACTTAAAGTATCGATTTTTATGTGAAAGAGTGATTTGGTTATTATAGGGTGTGTCGGTGTTTTAAATTGTTCGAGGTAAAGTTCTCTATTTAGAATACAGACTTGGAATTTAGTGTGAAACCCAATAGAGACAAAGTCCCCTACTTGAAATGCAGACTTGGAATTTAGTGTGAAACCAAATGAGATAGGGACAAGTTAGTGAGAAAGGGATTGTGAGgataaggagaagaaaaagagagagggtaGTCGTGGTAGTGCGGAATTGCCGACAGTGAGCAGAGAAGTAGGAGGAGAGATATTGTGGTTTTGgtttaatcaaaaagaaaaagaacgaTGACAGTGGAATGGTgcaacaaaaacagaaaatggtggtggatgatgatgatggtggccAAAAATAATAGAGAGGAGAAAAAAATGCAGAGAATGGTGGTAGTTGTTGGTGATGATTAGGGACCAGATTGGAGTTATACTCCTTCTATTGACAGAAACTTTGACAGAAGAATCAAAATGTTTGATGGAAGTAATAGATACGAGTCGCAATAGAATTATGCTTTCGTTAAAGGacgaaaaaattttttgtgaaattgtTAGAGACCGGAATGAAATTTCACTCACAATTTGAGTAAATAAATCTCTAGCTTTCTTGTATTCGATAAATCTTTGGTATTACTACTTTAGCATTTTTTAGGAAGCATATCATtccttttaatattaaaaaagtaaTATAAATATCATTtcacttttttataaaatatgtgcAACTAAATTCCCAAAGTAGTCCCCCAGATTCGGCCCGTGCATCAATGTTGCcctttatttttcaattgcattaaatataCTCTTCAGTTTGAGCTCCGGGCTACATACAGATTCTTCTACCCAATTTCGGCATGAGTCAGCAGGTGGAGCGTTGACCTGGCGCTGCCATGTCCACATAGGACGTCTGAAACGATGTTGTTTTGCATGTAGGGGGAATGAAAAAGAACGGCGTCGTATTGTCATACAGGGGGTATTAAAGAGTTTCTTGGACAAGGATGATCATTTACaagtctttcttcttctcttaaaCCGTTTcgtgtcctcctcctcctccgaAGAATGTCATGACAGTATGGCACCTTTGCGATTTCCTGAGTTAGCAGGAGAAGGAAGGATGCAAACCATAGGAAGTTGCTGAACCAGAGGGTACCATCATCATGAGTTTGAACAAGGTTAGCAATATTGTTACcgattgaaaagaaattttttttggctACTCATTGATCATTCTTcatttgagtggttgtttgagGTGATTTCATTTGcgtttgctattttttttagaCGATTATACTGTCAGGTTTCTTGTGGTTACTATGTTAGGGTGGGGTTTTGTTtgctctatttttttatatatgaaacAAGGGATTTTTTCATTAATGTTATTCATGCGGAGTTGTGATACACTGTTAGTGCTGCAtgtgtttaatttgtttatttatatatggtGCAGATGGATGAAGTTTTGGATATTATATTTCATTATGGAGGAACTTTTGAAAAGGGTGTTGACGAAAAGATGGGGTACTATCCCGATAATAGAAGCTGCCTGGGTGATGTTGAGGTGGATAGGTTGGATGTATTTTATCTGGGAAATTACTTTAAGGAGCTAGGTTATGACAGAATGAAGGAAGTTTGGTGGCTTGTACTTGGGAAGAGCATTGAGGTGGGTTTGAGGAAGTTAAACACTGATGCAGAGTTACAAAAAGTGTGTCGGATGGGTTCACAAAACCAGGGTCTTATTGATGTATTTATTGAACATGAGGTTTCATCTCTTGAACTGCTGCAAGAGAAGGAGGTTatgatatatgttgatgatcaagtaagggatcttggagagcaagcaaaaaaaaaatgcagcatcTATTCCACACCATTGTGCTAATCCCATTGCTGAAGATACTCCCACTGTTAACATTAGGCGACGAAGTGAGCAGGAGGTCAAAGCCTCAGCTACGGTGCCTAATGAACAACAACTAAAAAAGAAGACTAAGATAGTCCCCACTAAACCAACTCAAACCAAAGTGAGCAGGAGGTATTGGTTCAGATCTGCTACTAGGGTAGGTTGCACAAAGGGTCAGAAAAAGCCGCAGGGTAGCAAGATACCTGTAATGTTGTTGTCCTCTGATGAAGGCTCCTTTAATTCTGATGAGAGTTCAAAAGATGAGCCCTATAAACCAGTTAAGGAAGACAGCTTGTTTGATTCATGTGTTGGGGATCCTATTCCTTCACGTAAGCTAAAAAGtagaaagaaaattacaaataaaagtaCTCAAAAGGGTAATGGGAAGGAGATATGTATGTGTTGATGACGACGCTTTTGTAGAGGATGTTtctgattttaaaatagatCTTGGATTCATGGGAGGTCTGAAAATTATGATGCCTACGATCTTGGGACTGATTCCGATGGTGCCAACTCTTGGCATTCATTGGAGTTGAAGACTACACCGAATTCTGAAGATGAGCtagaggaagaggatgaatctAATGAGATGTTTCCAGTTTTTAGGGAGGTGCTTGGTTTGGTAAGTTACATTTAGAGGTTGGAATGAAGTTTAATACtaagtaaaattttaaagaggCTGTTAGGGAGTATACCATCCAGGAGAGAAGGCGTATTCGATTCAAGAAGAATGATAGAAAGATGTTATGGGCAGTATGCAATTTTGGATGCTAATTGGTGATACTTTTCACTTTCTGTCACAAGTTTGTCATACATTAATTAGTTACTGGAttattttttcatgtttagTTGGTTATTTAGTTACTTGGTTACTTAGTTAATCATTCACTTAGCTAAGTAGTTAGCTAACTGCTTAGTTACTTAAACTACTTAGTTACCTAATTACTTAGTCACcaaattagttaattagttggTTAATCGGTTAGTTAGTtacttaattagttatttaattagttagttacttAATTAGTTATTTGGTTGTTGTTTCTATTATTGCAGGAATCCCGTGTGTACATGTTTGTGCTGCTATTGCTAGAGTGAACAAGTATCCAGAGGATTTCTGTCACAAGTTATTAACTATGGAGTCATACAAAGTCACATACAGCCACCACATCAACCCCCTACCTGGCCAACAATTATGGAAATGATCTGAATACAATAGGCCTTTAGCACCATTGGTTAAGAGAAAACTGAAAAAGCTCCAAACCAAGAGAAAAAAAGATGCGGATGAAGGAGGACACTCTAACAAGAAATCAAAGCCAACTACCACTTTGAAGAGGCAACTACGATCATTTACTTGCAAATATTGTCTGTAAAATGGTCATAGCAAAAGAAGATGTCAGAAAAAGAGAGCTGCCGATGCTGCAAAAGCTATTGTTGTTGCTGCCAAAGTTGCTGAGGCTGTTATAAAGGACCCTAAGAATGCTGCTCAAAATGGCATTGCAActacatttgcaaatgctacaACAACTAGTACTATTGTAATTGCCACTGCAGCTGCTGATCCTACCCTCTTGTGGAAGTGGATGTCCAACAGGTTGAGATTGATCTATCTCAGCCATCATACTCTGAAGCAGAAGACTCTCAAAAGGTATTATCTCATAAGGTTTCATATTATGTATTTTAACTATTTGGAATATTCTAATTTCTATGTCTGTTTATGTTGTCATTTGTTGTCATTTGTTTGCACTGTAGAATCATCCACTTAAGAAGAAGACACCAACCAGACCTGCAAAGTTGCTACATAAAAGAAGGTCACCTCTTCTAACAGGGTTTACAATCTTGAATCTAATGCAGGGAGCTAGCGAAGCCACTGCAGCACAGTTGGTAGGCTTTCTCAAGTTTGTGCCCACCCCAGGATTCAAAGCCCCAAGAAAAAGTTATTAATGTCCATAGGTTTAGAATGTCAGTCTGAAAGTTTGTGTTATTTTATAAAACAATTATGACAATGTTCTTCTTGTTTTTTGGTGTGTTGATGGTGATTTATAGACTTTTCTACAATTATGTTACGGTATTCAGGTTACCAGAAAATAGCTAAAACAatgctaaattttttttttagtgttaTTGTCATCACTGTATTATTGCAGAACTTTagattaattaatgttattttggATCAATTATGAATGATATTTTAAGTTAcctattgttattgttatttatcCATTTGATAATTGTGTGTTCAATTACATTTATAAAAACAAAACCAGGGAAACAAGCTACCAAAGAGTACAATCATTCATGCAGCCACCTTATATCAATTACAATGTTTATAAAATGGATTACATTAACATCATGGTTCTGCATTGCAGAAGAACTGATTATATTCAAACCTTCAACACCAACAttaacacaaatataaatactatGAAAAATTCTAAACCAAGCACTTGGATCACCACTTTTACATTTTTTACATCTATTTCCAGTTTACCCACCTTCTATGCAATGTTCATCTTCATCTCACCCTTCTCATTTTCTTCATCAAATTTTACCGGCACCTCATTTTGTACAGAATCTGCCCAAACAAATAACCTACACCAATTTTTTCTACTAGTATGCAAATATACATCAAACTTAGCAAACATCTACCTCAAATCAACAATACTTAAAATTTCAAGAAGTTACTGCACTAACATTATAATCGGGCACCCGAAGAACGGCTTATTAGGATGCGTCTCTATCTCTGTCCCTGACCATCTAAGGACCGGCCGACGCCCACATTCGCACCACTCCGAAATTAGTCCACGCTTGTTTCGCACATTGTTCCTTGTCCAATTTTCTATCAAGAGGAGTGATTCGACGTTCCTGAAATGTGACTGCCACTCATGGACACAATAGCAAcggcaagaagaagaaaaagaagaaaggaaggagGAAGAACTAtgattagggtttatgattgGTGTCGAGGACTACATTGGGGGATTTTAAAAGGTATTCCACATCAGTTAGCTGTTTCAGACGTCCTACGTGGATGTGGCAGCGCCAGGTCAGCACTCCATTTGCTTACTCATGCCGGAATTGAGTAGAGAAATCTTTATATAGTTCAGAGCTCAAACTGGAGGGTATATTTAGTGCAAATGAAAACTGAGGGACAACGTTAGTGCACGGCCGAATTTGAAAGACTACTTTGGAGATTTAGTCAAATATGTGATTGGGTATAATTAGTTAGAATGAAGAGTAGTGAACCCTCCCGCCAAAAGTTGAAAGGTTGTGGCATTTTCCAACCTTCCCTGTTTGACTGTTAGGTTTGAAACtctacttttcttcttcttccagtgTGATAGATCCCCCAAGCAACCGCCATTCTCTTCAACCAACATGGATCATTCCTCTCCTCAACCATCATCGCCCTACTCATCTTCAAATTGTAACAGTTTTGTTCCTTGTTTTGAACCCGTTTCAAAAGGAACAGAATTGAAACATCTCAAAGAAAGAGTAGTtgagggagaagagaaaaacgTGTTGGTGTTAAAGGCTTTAGAATCCCTGAGCTCAATAAAGGATTGCTTGTCTAGAGTAGCAGAGGGATTAGAGGGAGAAGAGGATGTAACTTATGTGAAAGAATTATCAGAGGAACCAGAATCAGAATCAAATGAGCTAATGGAAGTGTTAAAACTGGTTTCAAGGTATGCAAGGGAAGTGGAAACAAGGATTGAAAAGCACAAAGAGTtgaggaagaaagagaagagagaattgGAGAGCAGCCTTATAAGTTTAACCGAGGAGAATAGGGATGTGAGTAACTTGCTTAGGATTGCATTGTTGGAGAAAGAGGCATTGGAGAAGAGAGTGAAAGGCAATGAGCATAATAAGAGGATGCCACTTCTGCAGTTTGCTGAATATGGTTTGCACAAAGTTGGTTTTGGATTCATGATGGGGACTGGCACTGTTGACCAACCTATAGAGACTAAATCAGATAGTAGTGAGAGTGAACATGTTGTTAGTCTGGTAAGAACTTCATACGAGTATTTTAAACATTTGACTTCATCATATATTCATTTATCTTTTATGTGTtgtttaaaaaaagaataaataaggAGATTCATGTAATAGAAGATTCCTCTGTTACTTTTGAATGCAAGGCCTCAACAGTGGAAAGGATAATGAAGAACTTACGCCTTGAAATCACTCATTTGAGGAGATCTTTGGAGGAAGCAAGGTATTATGACAGGAAAGATATGGAGAGTGCATACAATGCAGTTATTGCATGCTAAAATACGTATGACACATTCATTGCAGGTCAGACACAGAGAGGCTCCAATGTCTGACAGAGAAACAAAGCAAAGAGATTGCGGAAAACAAGGAGTACATCAAGGActtagaagagagagagagagtgttgGCTCATAACGTAGAGGAGTTTATGATGGAAATCAGAGAAGCGGAGGAGGAAGTTGCAAGATGGAAGGAGGCTTGTGAGTTGGAAGTAGTAGCCGGAAAGAATGAGATTCAAGAGCGTGACAAACTGGTAACAcactttaatatttattaactaaattatatttatataaagttAATATTTACTAACTATTAGATGATAGacaaatttgactaaattattatttaataatttttaattatgaactTCATATAAAGATAAGTACAAGTGAGCTTTCAATTATTTCAATTATTATCTAATATGGGATACGTATATAAGGTGGATGCACTGAAGCTAGAACTACAGAAAACGAAGGGTGCATTGGAGATATCAAGGGGGAAGCTGAGGCTGAAAGAggaggtggcagcaacggcaaTAGCAGCGCAGGAAGCAGCAGAGAGATCGTTGAAGCTGGCAGATACAAGAGCAGTGGAACTTCGGGAGAGGTTGGAGGAACTCACCAAACAGTTGGAGGAAGCAGACAAGAGGGAACGCACTACTCACAAACGAAGAAGGCGAAGGCGTCTGTGTTGGCCATGGCAGCTTTTCAACCTCGCCTCTCCCCCTGAAATGAATGCCTTGCTTTACTGAcatgtaaataataaaaatcttttACCTATCCAAGttaggagaaaaaaaatatttaaatgaatAAGAATTTGTTTCATTGCtattaagttattatttaaaaataataagcgAATATACCGAAAATAGCTTCCGTAGTGTGCGTCTTCTTGTTGGACGCTGGGTGGCGTTAGGGTTTGCAGAGTCGCGCTTCGTTTTCTGGAGATAACTGACACCTTTGCATTCCGTCACGGTACGACACTTTTTGCTCATGCCTTTATTTCGTTCAACCTtcaatttacattttcttttcttcattttttttaaacaattcaaGACTAATATACTATTATTGGAATTGAGGATGTACCAGCTTTTCAATTTCTCTGTTATTCAATATTCATACTCGAAACCCAAGATTCGgtgaattaaattatttttgttgattgaaaaCGGTGGAATTTGATCTGAATTTCAGAAGCCAGTTGATTCTTAATAATAGTTAATAGCAAGCTATGGATCGTAAAGCAGAGAATGACAGTGTGACGAAGAAGTTGGTTTCATCATGTGATGTTGAAGCTTTGAAGAAGTGCTTGGAAGAGAACAAGGGTGACTATCTCAAATGCCAATCACACATTGAAGCTTTTAAATCATCTTGCTCAATCAAGAAGCCTAATTCACCCCTTGATTCTGCACCTCACCTCAACACATCAAGCTAGATTCTTGACTTTCATTTCGAATTTGAGTCCCCATGGAGTGGTTGGCAACTTGTATACTTGTATTAACAGTCAATAATTAGTGAGCAAAGTTGTAACTTTGCACAACTATAAATTTTCATGAGTGTTTTATTCATATAGCAGTGAACTGTTTGTAGGGGAGACGATGTGTAAAAAGAAGATAGGCAAATGGATTGTCAACCTCTGATCAGCATATATGACAACTGTTCCTGCatgtataaattataatcaGATTAGCCAATCATTTATAAAAATTCGGTTTCCATTATCCAGAGGTGCCTCGTGTTGGACAAATGTCATCTGATTCTGATGTAGTTTTGTACCTTTCCCACTAACTTGTCTTgaatagaataatttaattgcATAACACATTCGCACTGAGGATAGGACATCTAGCATGGAAGCTTATCTTATCTGCTAGATGCACTGGGATGAAGACACAAAGAAAAGTTGCATTCCCTTCCGATTTTATTTTGagaattatgtttttttatttgtctaagATTCATTTTCCAGTGTAAATATCACATTGAAAAATATCTGGAACAGCCCTTACTTAATTCTGTGCACAGTCAAATTTCTCCGGTGAACATTTTGCTTACAGTAAGTCAGTAACACAGTTCCCAATTCTTAATGGTGATAACCACCTGAGGATTTTTCTCTCATGAAGTATTATGAAAGCCTATATGTAAAGAAGTAGTAACAGAATGTGCCAAAGAAACGAGATTGTCACATTCCCTCTCTCACAGAAATTCTAAGACTCTTCCAACTTCCAAGTACAAGAAGGTCCTATTGCAAATTTGCAGGCCATGATGATACACATTCATAAATTGGTTGAGACTATCGTTGTATATATGAAGCAGCTTAAGAAGAATACTAGACACCCAACTATTCCTAACCAAATCTATCAAATCTTCATTTCGTGTTGTTCCATCATTAATATACAGCTAgccaccaaaataatgcaaaagAATGAAGAAATTTTGTGTTCATGGCTATACTTTATATTCATCTATGCCAGCTTAAATTACATGATCATTGTTTCTTGAGTACAATGTGGCCATGCTCATCCTTATCGAAAAGACGCTCAATTAATTCTTCCCAGCTTTCCTCCACTGTACTCCTATTAGTCGAGCCAAAAGAAGACTCACCCTGTGACCTTCTTGAACTCTCCTCTCCCTCCTCTTCAAAAGTACCATATTGTGATGGTGGTGTAGAAGCATGAGGAACATCTAATGTCTTAGCTCTTTGTAATGCTGCTTTGTATTCTTGACTGTGTCTAGTTAAAGTTTCTTGCCGCTCCATCATTTGCTTTGCAGGTATTTGCATCGTGTTATCTTTTTCCCGCATCAACTGCAGTTGGCGAAAAAACATATGCATAAGGTTGATTCTTGTTCATTAAATAGACAAAATGCCAAATTACCAGAACATGAAGAATATTCGCAGATTTACGGACATGCTGAAGGACAGAGAGAGGAAAATATGAAATGCTTTTTTATGATTCTCGTTAGTCCATAAGATGAGACTTAAGAGGCAAACAGATTGTTATCACTTTCATACTGAAAAATGTAAGTTTAGTAGTTTTCTCAAATTTTATACTCCTCTATGTTTTAACTATTTCAAATCTTAAGGATGGATTGTGGGGAAAATGCAAATAAAGGCAACCATTACAAGGTTATTAGACTTACATCAAGAGCTCTTTGTGCTTCTTTCTCTATCCAAATGATGGCATGATCTGATGTAGCATTACAAGAAAGGACTATATGCTCAAACCTTCCATCTACAGGCACTGCTGTCCTCACAACTGGGGGAAACCTTCCCAGTCTGCACAGAAAAAGGCATTCATGAGTTGCCAAAAGGAAAATCTGTATTAACATTCTTTTAAAATGGTGCATATCTAAATGGTTTCCaattaaagaaacaaaagaataaGTATATCCAATATGACTAAAACAGATATGGTTGCGTTCAAACCGTAGGTAAATTTCAAAGTACAGTTACAATTCTTGTATAAActcttcttcaaatccaaaTTAAATACCTAAAAGGCTTTCTCTCGACAATGTGGTAAAGGCGACCAGGTGCATATAGTCTCCTTGGATCTTTCAACATCGTTTCCTCTGGTATACATGTATCTCTCATGCACCTCAAGCACAATATGCATGGTAAACTGTCCACCCAAGAAAACAACCATAATGATTCCACTATTTTACCATtacaaaaattgaataaataaaattacattgACAATCATCTCCACTAGCTGTTGACATCAACTAATTTCATTCCAAGATAAAATGAAATATAAATGTATCAAATTTCCTAAATGATGGATATTATGAAACATAGTGAGTAAACGATAGAGGTAAAGAAGCCCAAAAtctattaaaagagaaaaacccATTTCAAATCCATCCAGGCACTAGTTGGCAGTCCCAAACAacaaaatcaaactcaaaactcaACTTTAGAGACTAAAATAACTGAGAAAAATCAGAGGGGAGTTGTAGCATAGACTTTAGCACACTATAACATGCTCTAGCACTGTACAACAAATAGGATATCTTTGGGCAAAGCCTTAAGACATACCAGAAAAGAGACTTGAATATATCTTCCAATGGAGTGGCTGTCCTTGGTAAGAAGTCATCCTGAAGTACAACAGAGTTGATGACATCTGCATATCTTACTGCCAAGTTTAGAGACATACATCTAGCAGGTGCAATAGCATAGCACCTGACCCTCTTCCTCTCGATATTTCCAAGTCTATCCCGATTCTGCACCACCACCATGCTCAACATTGCTGCTACTCCTGATCCAAGGGAGTGTCCAGCAAAAGTCAGAGTGTAATTTGGATGCTTTTCCACCAATTCCCTTAAAACTTCACATTCAGCATCCAAAACCCATCCGGCCGCCTTCAGCAGCCCATTGTGAACATATCCCCCATCGAATTTCCTCTTCCCCAATCTATTATCCAACAGAACTGCATAGTCACTCTCCTTTGCCAAATTCAGACCCCTAAAGGCTAGTACTATATCAGCATGATCGTGATCAAGATACAGCATATAGGGCGGTGCGCGCCCTTGTGTATCTTCATATGTCTTTCTGAGTACCAACCAGTCAGGGTTGATTCCATAGCCACCAGGAGGTGCCCAAAGAGGGTTCCGAAGATCATCTTCATACACGGCCAAAATATAGCGACAAAGGCGAGGGACAGGCTCAAATTCTTCTGCTGTGGCAAGGCCCCAAGTCTCGCTGTCATGGCCTGCAGTATGAAGACATCGTTTCCAAGCCCAACGGGCACAAGCCAAACAGTAAACACACTCAACAAGAGGTATGCCACAGACAATTGACATTATGTGTGCCTATACACATACTAAGTAAGATGTAAGATGTAAGATGGAATCCGAAATGGGGGTTTCCCACAATATGCCAAATTTTCTGA encodes the following:
- the LOC107467047 gene encoding uncharacterized protein LOC107467047; amino-acid sequence: MSIVCGIPLVECVYCLACARWAWKRCLHTAGHDSETWGLATAEEFEPVPRLCRYILAVYEDDLRNPLWAPPGGYGINPDWLVLRKTYEDTQGRAPPYMLYLDHDHADIVLAFRGLNLAKESDYAVLLDNRLGKRKFDGGYVHNGLLKAAGWVLDAECEVLRELVEKHPNYTLTFAGHSLGSGVAAMLSMVVVQNRDRLGNIERKRVRCYAIAPARCMSLNLAVRYADVINSVVLQDDFLPRTATPLEDIFKSLFCLPCILCLRCMRDTCIPEETMLKDPRRLYAPGRLYHIVERKPFRLGRFPPVVRTAVPVDGRFEHIVLSCNATSDHAIIWIEKEAQRALDLMREKDNTMQIPAKQMMERQETLTRHSQEYKAALQRAKTLDVPHASTPPSQYGTFEEEGEESSRRSQGESSFGSTNRSTVEESWEELIERLFDKDEHGHIVLKKQ
- the LOC110275331 gene encoding uncharacterized protein At3g49055, giving the protein MDHSSPQPSSPYSSSNCNSFVPCFEPVSKGTELKHLKERVVEGEEKNVLVLKALESLSSIKDCLSRVAEGLEGEEDVTYVKELSEEPESESNELMEVLKLVSRYAREVETRIEKHKELRKKEKRELESSLISLTEENRDVSNLLRIALLEKEALEKRVKGNEHNKRMPLLQFAEYGLHKVGFGFMMGTGTVDQPIETKSDSSESEHVVSLASTVERIMKNLRLEITHLRRSLEEARSDTERLQCLTEKQSKEIAENKEYIKDLEERERVLAHNVEEFMMEIREAEEEVARWKEACELEVVAGKNEIQERDKLVDALKLELQKTKGALEISRGKLRLKEEVAATAIAAQEAAERSLKLADTRAVELRERLEELTKQLEEADKRERTTHKRRRRRRLCWPWQLFNLASPPEMNALLY